A single Acetivibrio cellulolyticus CD2 DNA region contains:
- a CDS encoding bifunctional cobalt-precorrin-7 (C(5))-methyltransferase/cobalt-precorrin-6B (C(15))-methyltransferase yields the protein MKKEVFIIGSGPGDIKELTQEALELIASCDEIYSFGRIGELFHSLRDNIIKCSIVDIEDRINHSSKAKIGILVSGDVGFFSMAKTLSEKLDGKYSVHLICGVSSLQYFCAKLKIDYENVKVVSLHGRNANLPGSIAYNRYTFVLTGGENNASYVLKDLVKKGLSGIRVAAGEMLSMVQERIIIGTVEELSEMVFSSLTVLLFENENYKSKENALFDREFMRNETPMTKQEVRWVSINMLEINPCDILFDIGAGSGSVAVEMGRKAYDGLVFAIEKEQSAFELLEKNRSALGALNVIPVFGEASEEMQKLPIPDKAFIGGSSGNLNCIIKYLYQINSEIKLVITAITIETLGMAMAVLKEIDFHAEVVCLNSARNKTIGEYNLMMANNPVYIIRGTANEK from the coding sequence ATGAAAAAGGAAGTATTTATAATAGGAAGCGGACCTGGAGATATTAAAGAACTTACACAAGAGGCGTTAGAATTAATTGCCTCCTGTGATGAGATTTATTCTTTTGGCAGAATTGGTGAACTATTCCACAGTCTTAGGGATAATATTATAAAATGCTCCATTGTAGATATTGAAGATAGGATTAATCATTCTTCTAAGGCAAAAATAGGAATACTGGTTTCAGGTGATGTGGGCTTTTTCAGTATGGCAAAAACTCTTTCTGAAAAATTGGACGGTAAATACTCTGTTCATCTGATATGTGGAGTCAGTAGTTTACAATACTTTTGTGCCAAATTAAAAATAGACTATGAAAACGTCAAGGTAGTAAGTTTGCACGGTAGAAACGCAAACCTGCCTGGTAGTATTGCTTATAACAGATATACATTTGTGCTGACCGGAGGAGAGAATAATGCTTCGTATGTGCTTAAGGATTTGGTCAAAAAAGGGCTATCAGGAATAAGGGTTGCAGCAGGAGAAATGCTCTCAATGGTTCAGGAAAGGATCATAATAGGTACTGTTGAAGAACTGTCGGAAATGGTTTTTAGCAGTTTAACCGTATTGCTCTTTGAAAATGAAAATTATAAAAGTAAGGAAAATGCTCTTTTTGACAGGGAGTTTATGAGAAATGAAACGCCTATGACTAAACAAGAGGTTAGGTGGGTCAGTATAAATATGCTTGAAATAAACCCGTGTGACATTTTGTTTGATATTGGTGCGGGAAGTGGTTCTGTTGCTGTAGAAATGGGACGAAAAGCTTATGATGGGCTTGTTTTTGCAATAGAGAAAGAGCAGTCTGCATTTGAGTTGCTTGAAAAAAACAGGAGTGCTCTTGGTGCGTTAAATGTTATACCAGTTTTTGGGGAAGCGAGTGAGGAAATGCAAAAGCTTCCGATTCCTGATAAAGCCTTTATCGGTGGAAGTAGTGGAAACCTCAATTGTATCATTAAATACCTGTATCAAATAAATTCGGAGATAAAATTAGTAATTACAGCAATAACAATTGAGACACTTGGCATGGCTATGGCTGTGCTCAAGGAAATTGATTTTCATGCGGAGGTTGTCTGTTTAAATAGTGCAAGAAACAAAACTATTGGAGAATATAATCTTATGATGGCCAATAATCCCGTTTATATTATCAGAGGTACTGCAAATGAAAAATAA
- a CDS encoding cobyrinate a,c-diamide synthase: MKNNKINRIMIAGTNSGCGKTTVTCAVLKALIKRGLKVASFKCGPDYIDPMFHSEIIGTKSRNIDLFLCGEKPSKYLFAQNSKNTDISVIEGVMGFYDGVGANTCDNSSWDISNKFGIPVVLVVNCKGAAISVAAMIKGYLDFYKNNITAVILNNVSKHMFQIYKEMIESSLDIKVIGYMPYEPDAVIESRHLGLVTAKEIDSLQGKIELLAQIAEETINIDLLADIANNTASFDYEEIEIEKTTNVNIAVARDKAFCFYYEDSLELLMKMGAKLIDFSPLKDPCLPEDVDGLILGGGYPELYLEKLNRNIGILNDIKAAWKNNIPIYAECGGYMYLGREINTHSMTGIIDMNCEMTKKLQNFGYIILTAKEDTLLMDYQERVCAHEFHYSKSDGKLGCLTAEKASGKTWEAGYCKDNIFALYPHIHFWGNINMAKRFIRKCEEYRKNKGIGMRVK, translated from the coding sequence ATGAAAAATAATAAAATCAACAGGATAATGATTGCAGGAACAAACAGTGGGTGTGGAAAAACAACCGTTACATGTGCTGTTTTAAAAGCTTTAATAAAAAGAGGATTGAAAGTGGCTTCTTTTAAGTGCGGGCCTGATTATATCGATCCTATGTTTCATAGTGAGATTATTGGTACAAAATCGAGAAATATAGATTTGTTTTTATGTGGTGAAAAGCCCTCAAAATATCTTTTTGCCCAAAACAGCAAAAATACTGACATTTCAGTCATTGAAGGAGTAATGGGTTTTTATGATGGAGTAGGTGCGAATACCTGTGATAACTCATCCTGGGACATTTCAAACAAATTTGGTATTCCTGTTGTTCTGGTGGTTAATTGCAAGGGTGCTGCCATATCTGTTGCTGCAATGATCAAGGGGTATCTGGACTTTTATAAAAATAACATAACAGCTGTAATTCTCAATAATGTCTCCAAGCATATGTTTCAAATATATAAAGAAATGATTGAAAGCAGCCTTGACATTAAGGTAATCGGCTATATGCCGTATGAACCTGATGCGGTTATTGAGAGTCGTCATTTAGGGCTTGTTACTGCAAAGGAAATTGATTCATTGCAGGGGAAAATTGAATTGCTTGCCCAAATAGCTGAAGAAACCATTAACATTGATTTGTTAGCAGACATAGCAAATAATACGGCTTCTTTTGACTATGAAGAAATAGAAATTGAAAAAACTACAAACGTAAATATTGCAGTTGCCAGAGACAAGGCCTTTTGCTTTTACTACGAGGATAGCTTAGAGCTGCTTATGAAAATGGGTGCAAAGCTGATTGACTTTTCGCCCCTTAAAGATCCGTGTCTGCCTGAAGATGTTGACGGCTTGATTCTAGGTGGGGGATATCCGGAACTGTATCTTGAAAAACTGAACAGGAACATTGGAATATTAAATGACATAAAAGCTGCATGGAAGAACAACATTCCGATTTATGCAGAGTGCGGCGGTTATATGTATTTAGGAAGAGAAATCAACACCCATTCTATGACAGGAATTATTGATATGAATTGTGAAATGACTAAAAAGCTGCAAAACTTTGGTTATATTATTTTAACTGCGAAAGAGGACACATTACTGATGGATTATCAGGAAAGAGTATGTGCTCACGAATTCCATTACTCTAAAAGCGATGGAAAATTAGGATGCCTGACAGCAGAAAAAGCAAGCGGGAAAACATGGGAAGCAGGGTACTGTAAAGACAATATTTTTGCTCTTTATCCCCATATCCATTTCTGGGGGAATATCAATATGGCAAAACGATTTATCAGAAAATGTGAGGAATACAGAAAAAATAAAGGAATAGGTATGAGGGTAAAATGA
- a CDS encoding cobyric acid synthase: protein MAKAIMIQGTTSNAGKSLITAGLCRILAQDGLKVAPFKSQNMALNSFITEDGLEMGRAQVVQAEAAYKKPDIRMNPILLKPTSDKGAQVIVNGEVIGNLNAMDYYKNKTKYIPEIMKSYSSLVNENDIIVIEGAGSPAEINLKENDIVNMGMAKMANAPVLIVGDIDRGGVFASLYGTYMLQDETERKYIKGNIINKFRGDVKILEPGLKMLEALIPVPTIGVVPYLNLKIDDEDSFSDVFHNNGIVSDVDIGVIRLPKISNFTDFNAFDIALGIKVRYISDVKEFRNPDLLILPGTKNTIEDLKWLRESGLEAEILKYASKGDPVFGICGGFQMLCKTLKDPHNVEGGGEIKGLGLIDADTIFEREKTRTRVTGTFLNSGGIFAALNSISFEGYEIHMGITKTEGFLSKLKSFDGREKTDGICQGNVYGSYVHGIFDSEEVLIPMIKALYNKKGLKYNETSTVDIKAHKQNEYNKLATELRKSLDMEYIYKIIGDGISL, encoded by the coding sequence ATGGCTAAAGCAATAATGATACAGGGAACAACCTCAAATGCGGGGAAAAGTCTTATAACTGCCGGGCTATGCCGCATTTTAGCACAGGATGGACTTAAGGTGGCACCATTCAAATCGCAGAATATGGCACTAAATTCTTTTATCACCGAGGATGGACTAGAAATGGGGAGAGCACAGGTTGTGCAGGCTGAGGCGGCGTATAAAAAGCCTGATATAAGGATGAATCCTATTTTGTTGAAGCCTACAAGCGACAAAGGTGCACAGGTTATCGTAAATGGCGAGGTTATTGGAAATTTGAATGCTATGGATTATTATAAAAACAAAACAAAATATATTCCGGAAATAATGAAAAGCTATAGCTCGCTTGTAAATGAGAATGATATTATTGTGATTGAGGGGGCAGGTAGTCCGGCAGAAATAAACTTAAAAGAAAATGACATTGTCAATATGGGTATGGCAAAGATGGCAAATGCACCTGTTTTAATTGTAGGTGATATTGACAGGGGCGGAGTTTTTGCATCCCTTTACGGAACCTATATGCTGCAGGATGAGACCGAAAGAAAGTACATCAAAGGAAATATAATCAATAAGTTCAGGGGAGATGTCAAGATACTCGAACCGGGGCTTAAAATGCTTGAAGCTCTTATTCCTGTTCCGACAATTGGTGTTGTTCCTTATTTGAATCTGAAAATAGACGATGAAGATAGCTTTTCCGATGTTTTTCACAACAATGGCATTGTATCTGATGTTGATATAGGTGTTATAAGGTTACCTAAAATATCGAATTTTACAGACTTTAACGCTTTTGATATAGCACTTGGGATTAAAGTTAGGTATATTTCGGATGTAAAAGAGTTTAGAAATCCTGATTTACTTATATTGCCAGGTACAAAGAACACCATTGAAGACTTGAAATGGCTTAGAGAAAGTGGACTTGAAGCAGAGATATTGAAATATGCGAGTAAGGGAGATCCGGTGTTTGGAATATGTGGAGGCTTTCAAATGCTTTGCAAAACTCTGAAAGATCCTCATAATGTTGAGGGTGGAGGCGAGATTAAGGGTTTAGGCCTTATTGATGCTGATACAATATTCGAAAGAGAAAAGACCAGAACAAGGGTCACTGGTACTTTTTTAAACTCAGGTGGTATCTTTGCTGCACTTAACAGCATAAGCTTTGAAGGTTATGAAATACATATGGGAATAACAAAGACAGAGGGCTTTTTATCAAAGTTAAAAAGCTTTGACGGACGGGAAAAAACAGACGGAATATGCCAGGGAAACGTCTATGGAAGCTATGTTCACGGTATTTTTGACAGTGAAGAGGTTTTAATCCCGATGATAAAAGCTTTATACAACAAGAAGGGACTAAAATACAATGAAACTTCCACAGTTGATATAAAAGCACATAAACAAAATGAATACAACAAATTAGCAACCGAGCTTCGGAAATCACTTGATATGGAGTATATTTATAAAATCATTGGAGATGGTATTAGTTTATGA
- a CDS encoding cob(I)yrinic acid a,c-diamide adenosyltransferase produces the protein MRGLIHIYCGDGKGKTTAALGLALRASGSGYTVILAQFLKSRITSELNVLNKMERVVVLRGEKPGKFTWNLSEEEKTELKRENNRIFEKAISYIEEDKKTLVIFDEIIGAIEKNLIDREVVLDYLKTKPLLAEVVFTGRNPDKELLSLADYVSEIKKVKHPFDRGIKAREGIEC, from the coding sequence ATGAGAGGGCTTATTCATATTTATTGCGGTGACGGTAAAGGCAAAACAACTGCAGCGTTAGGTCTTGCATTGCGTGCTAGTGGCAGCGGTTATACGGTAATTCTGGCTCAGTTTTTAAAGTCACGGATTACAAGCGAGTTGAATGTTTTAAACAAAATGGAAAGGGTAGTGGTTTTAAGGGGTGAAAAGCCGGGCAAATTTACATGGAATTTAAGTGAGGAGGAGAAAACAGAACTGAAAAGAGAAAACAACAGAATCTTTGAAAAAGCAATTTCTTATATAGAAGAAGATAAAAAAACGCTTGTAATATTTGATGAGATTATAGGAGCAATTGAAAAAAACCTTATTGATAGAGAAGTTGTATTGGATTACCTGAAAACTAAACCGCTCTTGGCTGAAGTAGTTTTCACAGGCAGAAACCCTGATAAGGAACTTCTCAGCTTGGCGGATTATGTTTCCGAAATCAAAAAAGTAAAGCATCCGTTTGATAGAGGCATTAAAGCAAGAGAGGGGATTGAATGTTGA
- a CDS encoding precorrin-8X methylmutase translates to MNNYKPNEIEKKSFEIITEEMGKIELDENVLPIVKRVIHTTADFDYLHNLCFSENVINTALEAIKSGTDIVTDTNMALSGINKAALAKAGGRVYCFMADEDVAKRAIEQNSTRACASMEKAAELGKPLIFAVGNAPTALIKLDELVRNNKIKPALIIGVPVGFVNVVDSKELIMKSGVPYIVARGRKGGSNVAAAIVNALLYMAFPREN, encoded by the coding sequence ATGAATAACTATAAACCTAATGAAATTGAAAAGAAAAGCTTTGAAATAATAACTGAGGAAATGGGCAAGATTGAGCTGGATGAGAATGTTTTACCTATTGTTAAGAGAGTAATTCATACTACTGCAGATTTTGATTACTTACATAATCTTTGCTTTTCAGAAAATGTTATTAATACGGCGCTTGAAGCCATTAAAAGTGGTACGGATATTGTGACAGACACAAACATGGCATTGTCAGGAATAAACAAGGCGGCTCTTGCTAAAGCCGGTGGAAGGGTATATTGCTTTATGGCGGATGAAGATGTTGCAAAGAGGGCGATAGAGCAAAACTCAACTCGTGCATGTGCATCTATGGAAAAGGCAGCAGAATTGGGAAAGCCGCTTATTTTTGCTGTAGGCAATGCACCAACTGCTCTTATTAAACTGGATGAACTGGTAAGGAATAATAAAATAAAGCCTGCTTTGATTATTGGTGTTCCGGTAGGCTTTGTAAATGTTGTTGATTCAAAAGAGCTTATTATGAAAAGCGGTGTGCCATATATTGTTGCAAGAGGTCGAAAAGGAGGAAGCAACGTAGCTGCTGCTATTGTAAATGCTCTTTTATATATGGCGTTTCCACGTGAAAATTAA
- a CDS encoding metal-dependent transcriptional regulator: protein MKQFRENGFIEMDDNGFITLTDKGSKIAERMYERHIIIANFLMVLGVDEATAYQDSCKIEHDISDISFECMKKHYLENKKKSEASK from the coding sequence ATGAAGCAATTCCGCGAAAATGGGTTTATTGAAATGGATGATAACGGTTTTATTACGTTGACTGATAAAGGTAGCAAAATCGCGGAACGTATGTATGAACGACATATTATTATTGCTAATTTTTTGATGGTACTAGGTGTTGATGAAGCGACTGCCTATCAAGATTCATGCAAGATAGAACATGACATTAGTGATATAAGCTTTGAATGTATGAAGAAGCACTATTTAGAAAACAAGAAAAAATCTGAAGCTAGCAAATGA
- a CDS encoding MmcQ/YjbR family DNA-binding protein: protein MKYTWLEEYCLSKKGVVKEYKPEWDATRYMIKDKIFVLQGGPNAVLMVSSAFLIQTQAAAWFIKANRRLTLFSAKDQSVNAKEGIWI from the coding sequence ATGAAATACACATGGCTTGAAGAATATTGTCTTTCTAAGAAGGGCGTTGTAAAAGAATACAAACCCGAATGGGATGCAACAAGGTATATGATTAAAGACAAAATATTTGTGCTTCAAGGTGGTCCTAATGCAGTATTAATGGTCTCTTCAGCTTTCCTCATTCAGACTCAGGCAGCGGCATGGTTTATTAAGGCAAACCGAAGATTGACTCTTTTTTCGGCCAAGGATCAATCAGTAAATGCAAAAGAAGGAATATGGATCTAG
- a CDS encoding SDR family NAD(P)-dependent oxidoreductase encodes MFSLKNRVVVVTGASSGLGLQMVHGFAGQGADLVLMARRIERLEAIAADFMSKGVRCLPIQCDVTKTEDVNKAAEAAIKEYGKVDILVNNAGAARNAGILDMTDDDWNFTIDADLTSVFKVTRAFSKNMVENKYGRIINIASIYGQVGNTVMDTVAYHSSKGGVINFTRAVAAELAKYNITCNAISPGYFETELTIDTLKTEAFTNFMKSSVPLGRYGNEGELNPAAIFLASDEASYITGQNIKVDGGYTSV; translated from the coding sequence ATGTTTTCGCTAAAAAATCGCGTAGTTGTAGTGACAGGGGCTTCTTCAGGTTTAGGTCTTCAGATGGTGCATGGTTTTGCGGGGCAGGGTGCCGATTTGGTTCTCATGGCTAGAAGAATTGAAAGACTGGAGGCAATAGCTGCTGATTTCATGTCTAAAGGAGTCAGGTGCCTGCCCATACAATGTGATGTTACCAAAACGGAAGATGTAAACAAAGCAGCTGAAGCTGCAATTAAAGAGTATGGAAAAGTAGATATTCTGGTCAATAACGCAGGAGCCGCAAGAAACGCAGGCATACTGGATATGACCGATGATGACTGGAACTTCACCATCGATGCAGATTTAACCAGTGTATTCAAAGTAACAAGAGCATTCTCAAAAAATATGGTTGAAAACAAATATGGCCGAATTATTAATATCGCTTCCATATATGGACAGGTTGGTAATACTGTCATGGATACGGTCGCATATCATTCATCCAAAGGTGGCGTTATTAACTTTACTAGAGCTGTCGCAGCTGAATTAGCCAAATATAATATTACCTGCAATGCTATTAGCCCCGGATACTTTGAAACAGAATTGACTATTGATACATTAAAAACCGAAGCATTTACCAATTTCATGAAATCATCTGTCCCGCTTGGGCGTTATGGCAATGAAGGCGAATTAAACCCTGCCGCTATTTTCCTTGCAAGTGATGAAGCTTCCTATATTACCGGTCAGAATATAAAAGTTGATGGCGGATATACATCGGTTTAA
- a CDS encoding Crp/Fnr family transcriptional regulator, translating to MLNKQPSSTDILELCEKGHNFQRNLIKSLSERIIYLNRKVKMLSHRTIRQRLSCYLLDESQKQKSLDLKCRHTRSDIADLIGSTRPSISRELSNMQRQGIIKLTPKGITVLDKHALETTNK from the coding sequence TTGCTGAATAAACAGCCATCGTCTACAGATATTCTCGAATTATGCGAAAAAGGCCATAATTTCCAGAGGAATTTAATCAAAAGCCTGTCTGAAAGAATTATTTATCTGAACAGAAAAGTCAAAATGCTTTCTCATCGCACAATCCGCCAAAGGCTGTCGTGTTATCTGCTGGATGAAAGCCAAAAGCAAAAAAGCCTGGATTTGAAATGCAGGCATACAAGGTCTGATATTGCTGATCTTATTGGAAGTACACGTCCTTCTATATCAAGGGAATTATCGAATATGCAAAGGCAAGGAATTATTAAGTTAACCCCGAAAGGTATAACTGTTTTAGACAAACACGCGTTGGAAACTACCAATAAATAA
- a CDS encoding [Fe-Fe] hydrogenase large subunit C-terminal domain-containing protein, translating to MANRFAGFQEKRMKIFGEIVEMYWNDRLNTADDLNKLADDIRVKYNFTDQDLPFIKDHIRIAMGLDPKGGREFSDELDIVKKSEAVGETIIAKIDGACKYCEDPDCSGHCKYEAQIYRRNEGPVIENNKCLSCGGCVVSCDFGALADKIEFIPLIDLLKSKSRKVFAVVAPAIAGQFGEDVTLGQLRSAFRVMGFEDMIEVAMFADILSIREAFEFSSLVKTEKDFFLTSCCCPVWFNLTRKGYPEMYRHMSPSVSPMIASGRFLKELYKDAAVVFFAPCIAKKAEINEPELHGAIDFVINFRELAEIFNALEIHPKDLPGDEKDQASLGGRLYAKTGGVSFSVKTVVNRLEPSRVIKLKSKRVDGVKNCKELLDRLNAGEEIDANFIEGMGCSGGCVGGPKTNIDADRATRIVNETGEDSYILTPFDNMNVMIVLRQSGIHSIEEIVQNRHVSELLKRE from the coding sequence ATGGCCAACCGCTTTGCCGGTTTTCAGGAAAAAAGAATGAAAATTTTCGGTGAGATCGTAGAAATGTATTGGAACGACCGCCTTAATACTGCCGACGATCTTAATAAGCTTGCTGATGATATCAGGGTCAAATATAACTTTACGGATCAGGATCTGCCTTTTATAAAGGATCATATCCGAATTGCGATGGGGCTGGATCCGAAGGGCGGCAGAGAGTTCTCAGACGAGCTTGATATCGTAAAGAAATCCGAAGCAGTTGGTGAAACGATTATCGCGAAAATAGACGGTGCCTGCAAATACTGCGAAGACCCCGACTGCAGCGGCCATTGCAAATATGAGGCCCAGATCTACAGAAGGAATGAAGGCCCCGTCATTGAGAACAATAAATGCCTGAGCTGCGGCGGATGTGTAGTCAGTTGTGATTTCGGAGCACTGGCCGACAAGATCGAGTTCATCCCGCTGATCGACCTGCTGAAGAGCAAAAGCAGAAAGGTTTTTGCCGTAGTTGCACCTGCCATAGCTGGACAGTTCGGCGAAGATGTAACTTTGGGGCAGCTAAGATCAGCCTTCAGGGTAATGGGCTTTGAAGACATGATCGAAGTCGCCATGTTTGCAGATATTCTATCTATACGCGAGGCGTTCGAGTTCAGCAGCCTCGTCAAAACAGAAAAAGATTTCTTCCTGACCAGCTGCTGCTGCCCGGTGTGGTTCAATCTGACCAGGAAAGGCTACCCAGAAATGTATAGGCATATGTCCCCATCAGTCTCCCCCATGATCGCATCGGGCAGGTTCCTAAAGGAATTGTACAAGGACGCCGCAGTCGTCTTTTTCGCTCCATGCATAGCAAAAAAAGCTGAGATCAACGAACCTGAACTGCACGGAGCCATTGATTTCGTAATTAATTTCAGAGAGCTTGCTGAGATCTTTAACGCTCTCGAAATACATCCGAAAGATCTTCCCGGCGACGAAAAGGATCAGGCGTCCCTAGGTGGGAGGCTTTATGCAAAAACAGGAGGTGTGAGCTTTTCAGTAAAAACTGTCGTCAACAGGCTTGAACCAAGCAGGGTCATCAAGCTCAAATCGAAGCGCGTCGACGGCGTTAAAAACTGTAAGGAGCTCTTGGACAGGCTAAATGCGGGAGAAGAAATAGACGCGAATTTCATAGAAGGCATGGGTTGCTCGGGAGGCTGTGTCGGTGGCCCGAAGACAAACATAGATGCAGACAGGGCAACAAGGATAGTTAACGAAACTGGGGAGGATTCATATATCCTGACACCTTTTGATAATATGAACGTAATGATAGTACTCAGACAATCGGGTATCCATTCTATCGAAGAGATCGTTCAAAACAGGCATGTTTCTGAGCTGCTGAAACGGGAATAG
- a CDS encoding ATP-dependent DNA helicase, with protein MFKIDTSEEAFMLSYFERHRDKKTYRYLFTFDKNYIIVVKENKSINSYFVICRDKDCIIPLLKSKKAYTDEYKDILINRFTSTSDYQVTLPENPNTMIEYIFKKLMPESGFKIREEQIELSLNMYTGIKNNCISICEAEVGTGKTYAYIVAAVVYALYERQSRKGMEIEESIPCVISTSSIDLQNAIINNYIPTLSEILYKNRVIKCPLSAVLRKGKEHYFCKMRYERLVEYLRSSKKTADRELLEKLNSFNLGNSIDLDEYKGLKNHIVQKINVPKNCEKRCPAFKECEYIKYMEYVKQPFHDFQVCNHNYYLADAVKRAKGRQTLIPEHSIEIIDEAHKLTDAATQILGKSFQSEDITLMTNMIRSILKGKKAYLNSAKLKLERLCVLRTRFFRHLISKNREIIDDDISQIAVTIDLCEKEILVEMLLQISNIKDYCSTDISKSRELGMMVLEIEQQIENILKTNDVLYWLENPGSESLVAVCCIPIDLEYQLYQVLWRNGIPKIVTSGTLSDDIGFDYFKRNTGIDLITSSKTSEISYLSPFDYNKNALLYISQKVPFPDKQCEEYIKAVAEEIINLVDATCGHTVILFTSYTLLSKVYELARSRIKYPLLKMDKSQKNIVDAFKNSGNGVLFATGSFWEGVDCPGDILSSLIIVNLPFPIPSPIVEYKKEQFDTMEEFIDTIVFPEMIIKLKQGMGRLIRCETDTGIIAVLDFRVSKNGKYRKRVLKALSHFEVTDSIDDVRDFIGKVKEECYFKDDGINWGGQ; from the coding sequence ATGTTTAAAATAGATACAAGTGAAGAAGCATTTATGCTATCATATTTTGAAAGGCACAGAGATAAAAAGACTTACAGATACCTATTTACTTTTGATAAAAATTATATAATTGTAGTGAAAGAGAATAAAAGTATTAACAGTTATTTCGTCATATGCAGGGATAAGGATTGTATAATTCCATTACTAAAAAGCAAAAAGGCGTATACAGACGAGTATAAAGATATATTAATTAATAGATTTACTTCAACATCTGATTATCAAGTAACACTTCCCGAAAACCCTAATACCATGATTGAATATATTTTTAAGAAATTAATGCCGGAAAGTGGCTTTAAAATAAGGGAGGAACAAATTGAGCTTTCTTTAAATATGTATACTGGAATTAAAAACAACTGTATTTCAATATGTGAAGCAGAAGTTGGAACGGGAAAGACTTATGCATATATTGTAGCAGCTGTGGTCTATGCATTGTATGAAAGGCAGAGTAGAAAAGGTATGGAAATTGAAGAATCCATTCCATGTGTAATCTCTACATCCAGTATCGATTTGCAGAATGCCATTATTAATAATTATATTCCAACTTTATCAGAAATCTTATACAAAAACAGAGTCATAAAGTGTCCGTTAAGTGCAGTGCTAAGAAAAGGTAAAGAACATTACTTTTGTAAAATGAGGTACGAACGGTTAGTGGAATACTTAAGAAGCAGTAAAAAGACTGCTGATAGAGAGTTGTTAGAAAAACTTAACTCGTTCAATCTTGGAAATTCAATTGATTTAGATGAATACAAAGGATTAAAAAATCATATTGTGCAGAAAATTAATGTGCCAAAGAATTGTGAAAAAAGATGCCCTGCATTCAAGGAATGTGAGTACATAAAATACATGGAATATGTAAAACAACCTTTTCATGATTTTCAGGTATGCAACCACAATTATTATCTTGCTGATGCAGTCAAAAGAGCAAAAGGAAGACAAACACTGATTCCAGAACATTCAATTGAAATTATAGATGAAGCTCATAAATTAACAGATGCAGCAACGCAGATCCTTGGGAAAAGCTTTCAAAGTGAAGATATAACATTAATGACTAATATGATCAGGAGTATTCTGAAAGGTAAAAAAGCATATCTGAACTCAGCAAAACTCAAACTGGAAAGGTTATGTGTATTGAGGACAAGATTTTTTAGGCACCTAATCTCTAAAAATAGAGAGATTATAGATGATGATATATCTCAAATAGCAGTTACAATTGACCTTTGTGAAAAAGAAATCCTTGTTGAAATGCTTTTACAAATCAGCAATATTAAAGATTATTGCTCCACTGATATTTCTAAAAGTAGAGAATTAGGAATGATGGTTTTAGAAATAGAGCAACAGATTGAAAATATATTAAAAACCAATGATGTCTTATATTGGCTTGAGAATCCTGGAAGTGAAAGTCTTGTAGCAGTTTGTTGTATTCCTATTGATTTGGAGTATCAATTATATCAAGTGTTATGGAGAAATGGAATTCCTAAAATTGTGACCTCAGGAACATTGTCTGATGATATAGGATTTGACTATTTTAAACGCAATACAGGGATAGATTTGATAACATCAAGTAAAACAAGTGAAATAAGCTATCTATCACCATTTGATTACAATAAAAATGCTTTGCTATATATAAGTCAAAAGGTGCCATTTCCAGACAAACAATGTGAAGAATACATTAAAGCTGTTGCAGAGGAGATTATAAACCTTGTTGATGCGACTTGTGGCCATACCGTTATTTTATTTACATCGTATACTTTGTTATCAAAGGTTTATGAGTTAGCAAGAAGTAGAATCAAATATCCTCTTTTAAAAATGGACAAAAGTCAAAAGAACATTGTAGACGCTTTTAAAAATAGCGGAAACGGTGTTCTTTTTGCTACAGGCTCTTTTTGGGAAGGAGTGGATTGTCCTGGTGATATTTTATCTTCTCTGATTATTGTGAATTTACCATTTCCTATACCTTCACCCATTGTAGAATACAAAAAAGAACAATTTGATACCATGGAAGAATTTATTGATACTATAGTGTTTCCAGAAATGATAATCAAATTGAAGCAGGGAATGGGAAGATTGATTCGATGTGAAACAGATACCGGGATTATAGCCGTTCTGGATTTTAGGGTTAGTAAAAACGGCAAGTATAGGAAGCGGGTACTGAAAGCTTTGAGCCATTTTGAAGTAACAGATTCAATTGATGATGTAAGAGATTTCATTGGAAAAGTGAAGGAAGAGTGTTATTTCAAAGACGATGGCATTAATTGGGGTGGCCAATGA